The genomic segment GGTCCTCACCAGGTGGGGCCAGCCACTGGCCGGCGTCACGGTCGGCGTGCTGACCGCAGCGGGCGAGGCGCTGGCGCTGCTGCTGTCCGGGGTGGTCGCGGCCGGTGCGTCCGTCGCACCGGTCGCTCGCCGCCGGGTCGTCACGGTGATTTTCGGGTACGCGCGGCAGGTCGCCGAGTGGGAACGGCGCCGCCTCGCGCGGTCGGCCGGCCTGCCCGATCCACCGCCGCTGCGGGTCGGTGGGGCGCGATCACTCGCCTACCTGGCGGCGCGGCTGCTACCCGGCCTGCTCGGCGCGCTGACGCTCGGCCTGCTCGGCGTCGGCATGCTGCTCGCCGCAATCGTGGTGCGCTCGGTGCTGGCCGGCACCCTGTCCGTCCCGCAGCTGCTGCTGCAGGTGCTCATCGGGTCGGCTCTGCTGGTGGTCAACCTGCAGGCGGTCGCCAGCGTCGCCGCCCTCGACCGGCGGTTGGCCCGGAGGCTGCTGGAGGACGGCAGCCGGGAGGCGTTGCAGCGTCGGATCAGCGAGCTGACCGCCAGCCGTGCCGGCGTGCTGGCCGCGGTCGACGCCGAGCGGCAACGCATCGAACGCGACCTGCACGACGGGCTCCAACAACGTCTCGTCGCGCTCGGTATGCAGCTCGGCCGCGCCCGACGCAGCCGCGATCCCGACACCGCGCGGGAGCTTCTGGTCCAGGCACACGAGGACGCCCAACGCGCCATCGAGGAACTGCGCGAGGTGGCCTGGCGGGTCTATCCGTCGGCGCTCGACCACAGTCCTCTCGACGAAGTTCTGGCCCAGGTCGCGCAACGCGCGCCCGTACCCGTCAAGATCAGCTATTCCGTTCCGG from the Solwaraspora sp. WMMD1047 genome contains:
- a CDS encoding histidine kinase gives rise to the protein MAEHEATPSRSRLTVLTRWGQPLAGVTVGVLTAAGEALALLLSGVVAAGASVAPVARRRVVTVIFGYARQVAEWERRRLARSAGLPDPPPLRVGGARSLAYLAARLLPGLLGALTLGLLGVGMLLAAIVVRSVLAGTLSVPQLLLQVLIGSALLVVNLQAVASVAALDRRLARRLLEDGSREALQRRISELTASRAGVLAAVDAERQRIERDLHDGLQQRLVALGMQLGRARRSRDPDTARELLVQAHEDAQRAIEELREVAWRVYPSALDHSPLDEVLAQVAQRAPVPVKISYSVPVRPPRAVETVLYFVAREAITNAAKHARATVISIEISARGAGVEMLVRDDGAGGADPQGSGLQGLNRRVTALDGRFELASPAGGPTEIRVGLPCG